TTTTAGAAATTTGAAAAATCATTGATAAAGAAATCATAAAAAAGGCATAAAAAAAACAGTCATTACATAAAACAAATTGTTAATATTGTCTTTTAAATAAAACTTATATGAACAGCAAAAAGAAACTTTCAGGCGAATTTGGATTTATGGGATCTGACTCTCCCGGTGGACAAGGCGAATTTATCTCTATTTTACCCCCTGATGAAGAGCAAGAAAACGAAGATGATAAAATACCCAACAAACTACCAATATTACCTTTACGAAATACTGTTTTATTCCCCAACACTGTTATTCCTATAACAATTAATAGGGAAAAATCAGTAAAACTTATTAGTGATGCAGAAAAATCTGACAGGAAAATAGGTGTTGTTGCTCAAAGATCGCAAGATATTGATGACCCGGAACCGGAAAATATTTTTGAAATAGGTACTGTTGCAAACATAATTAAAAAAATTAAGTTGCCTGATGATAATACTATGGTTATTATTCAGGGAATAACAAAGTTTAAAATAAAAAATCTGGTAAATACAGAACCATATTTACTCGCAGAAATAGAACTTAAAAAAGCAAAAAAATTCAAGACTAACAAGCGAATAGAAGGAATGTTGTCAACCATGAAAGACATGGCGAAACAAATAATTAATCTTTCCCCAAACATTCCAAAGGAAGCATCAATAGCCCTTGACAACATTGACGTTCCAATGTTTCTAATAAATTTTATTGCTTCAAACCTGAATATAGGAGTAAAAGAAAAACAGGAAATTTTAAAAATTGAGGATGTCCCTACTAAAATTTCATTGATATTAAAGCATTTGAATCAAGAATTGGAAATGCTAAAGATAAAAAATGAAATTCACTCAAAAGTAAAAACCGACCTTGACAAACAACAAAGAGATTTTTTCCTCCAACAGCAACTAAAAGAAATACATGAGGAACTTGGTACTTCAAGCCCCGAAAAAGATTTTGAAGATTTTAAAAAAAGAGGAAAAAAGAAAAAATGGGATAAAAAAACAAAAGAATTATTTGATAAAGAACTTGTAAAACTTCATAGGACAAATCCTGCAGCAGCGGATTATTCGGTTTTAGCAAACTATGTTGAATTGTTGCTTGACCTTCCATGGAACGTTTATTCAAAAGATAATTTAGATTTAGATAAAGCACAGAAAATATTAGATGAAGATCACTACGGACTTGAAAAAATAAAAGAAAGAATACTGGAATACCTCTCGGTAATAAAAATGAAAGGAGATATGAAAAGCCCTATTTTATGTCTTCACGGACCTCCGGGGGTTGGTAAAACTTCACTTGGAAAATCCATTGCACGAGCCATGGGAAGAAAATATATTAGAATGTCGCTTGGCGGATTACATGATGAAGCAGAAATTAGAGGACATAGAAAAACATACATTGGAGCAATGCCGGGGCGTATTATTCAATCGATAAAAAAAGCAAAAACTTCAAATCCTGTTATCGTCCTTGATGAAATTGATAAAGTAGGTAATGATTATAAAGGCGACCCTGCTTCTGCTCTTTTGGAAGTGCTTGACCCCGAACAAAATTCTACCTTTTATGACAATTACCTTGAAATGGAATTTGATCTTTCCCATGTAATGTTTGTCGCTACTGCAAATACATTAAACACAATTAATCCTGCACTTCGCGACCGATTGGAAATAATTGATTTGAGCGGTTATCTTTTAGATGAAAAAATACAGATTGCAAAAAAATTCCTTCTACCAAAACAACGAAAAATGCATGGTCTTAATACCAAACATATCATGCTTAATGAACAAATTATTTCCTCAGTTGTTGAAGATTACACACGTGAATCAGGTGTTCGTTCTCTTGAAAAAACTATAGCAAAAATATGTCGTTATCAAACAAAATCATTTCTTTCTAATTCCAAAGATTTTATAAAGAATGTTAATGCTGAAAAATTATTTAAAATTCTTGGACCAAAAATATTTGAGAAAGACACCTACAAAGTTGATAACTTTCCCGGTGTTGTAACAGGTCTAGCTTGGACTCCTGTGGGTGGTGATGTACTTTTTATTGAAGTGAATGTTGCTCCCGGAAAAGGAAAACTAAATCTTACAGGAACCTTAGGTGATGTGATGAAAGAATCAGCATTGCTTGCTTATACTTACCTAAAATCTCATTATCAAGATTTCAAAATTGATTCTTCAGCTTTTGAAA
Above is a genomic segment from Bacteroidota bacterium containing:
- the lon gene encoding endopeptidase La codes for the protein MNSKKKLSGEFGFMGSDSPGGQGEFISILPPDEEQENEDDKIPNKLPILPLRNTVLFPNTVIPITINREKSVKLISDAEKSDRKIGVVAQRSQDIDDPEPENIFEIGTVANIIKKIKLPDDNTMVIIQGITKFKIKNLVNTEPYLLAEIELKKAKKFKTNKRIEGMLSTMKDMAKQIINLSPNIPKEASIALDNIDVPMFLINFIASNLNIGVKEKQEILKIEDVPTKISLILKHLNQELEMLKIKNEIHSKVKTDLDKQQRDFFLQQQLKEIHEELGTSSPEKDFEDFKKRGKKKKWDKKTKELFDKELVKLHRTNPAAADYSVLANYVELLLDLPWNVYSKDNLDLDKAQKILDEDHYGLEKIKERILEYLSVIKMKGDMKSPILCLHGPPGVGKTSLGKSIARAMGRKYIRMSLGGLHDEAEIRGHRKTYIGAMPGRIIQSIKKAKTSNPVIVLDEIDKVGNDYKGDPASALLEVLDPEQNSTFYDNYLEMEFDLSHVMFVATANTLNTINPALRDRLEIIDLSGYLLDEKIQIAKKFLLPKQRKMHGLNTKHIMLNEQIISSVVEDYTRESGVRSLEKTIAKICRYQTKSFLSNSKDFIKNVNAEKLFKILGPKIFEKDTYKVDNFPGVVTGLAWTPVGGDVLFIEVNVAPGKGKLNLTGTLGDVMKESALLAYTYLKSHYQDFKIDSSAFENWDIHIHVPEGAVPKEGPSAGITILTALVSIFTQRKVNSKYAMTGELTLRGIVLPVGGIKEKILAAKRQGISDIILCASNRKNIEDINKKYLEGIKFHYVKMAKEVIDIALEKNKIKNPININNPEFAKKKKK